Genomic segment of Deltaproteobacteria bacterium:
CTCCGGCGTCGAGTGGCTGGGGGAGATTCCGGCGCATTGGGAAACTGCAAAGACGTGGCGTATCTGCAAGGCGATCAGCGGAGGCACGCCCGCCAAGGAGGAGCGAGGGTACTGGGGCGGGGACATCCCTTGGGTCTCGCCGAAGGACATGAAGCGCCGTTTCATCCAGTCCTCCGGAGACACCGTCACCGAGCGAGCAGTCGTGGAAACGGGACTGAAGCTAATCGCACCCCCCATCGTGCTGATCGTGGTGCGGGGCATGATTCTCGCGCACACGTTTCCGGTCGCGATCACGACCGCTCCGGTGACAGTGAACCAGGACATGAAGGCGCTGGAGTTGCGGAGAGATCTCGAATCGACGTTCACTGCCTGGCTATTGGACGGCCTCGGGAGAGCAATCTTGGGAGTCGTTGTCGAGGAGGCGGCGCACGGCACACGAGTCATTCGCATGGACCAGTGGCGCTCGCTGACACTGCCGCTGCCGCCGACTGCCGATCAGCGCGCGATCGCCGATTTCGTCGACTGCGAGACCGCGCGGATCGACGCGCTCGTCGCCAGGGTCCGCGAGGCGATCGAGCGGCTGAAGGAGCTGCGCACGGCGCTCATTTCCGCCGCGGTGACGGGCAGGATCGACGTGCGAGACTCGTCCGCATGAACCGGGTGGCGGTGAAGCCCGAGCTGTTGCGATGGGCGTGGGAGCGGTCCGGTCGGGGCACGGAACTCGCGGACAGGTTCCCGAAGCTCGGAGCGTGGGAACGGGGAGAGCTGCAGCCGACGCTGAAGCAGCTGGAGCAGTTTGCCAAGGCCACGTATACGCCGGTCGGCTACCTCTTCCTGCGCGAGCCGCCCGTAGAGCGTGTGCCGATCCCGGACTTCCGTACCATCGCGGGTACGTCGACCGCTCGGCCGAGCGCGGATCTGCTCGACACGATCTACCTCTGCCAGCAGCGCCAGGAGTGGTACCGCGACTTCGCGCGGACGATGGGAGAGGCGCCGTCTGCCCTCGTCGGCTCGGCGCGGGTCGCGGACGACGTCGTGGCGACCGCGTCGGCCATGAGACGCGCCCTCGGCTTCGATCTGGACGAGCGGCGCCAGCTTCCCACCTGGACCGAGGCGCTGCGCCGATTCACCGAGCAGGCGGACGGCGCCGGCATTCTCGTCATGGTCAGCGGCGTCGTGGGTAGCAACAACCGGCGCAAGCTCGATCCCGATGAGTTTCGCGGCTTCGCGCTGGCAGACGCCCTCGCGCCGCTCGTCTTCGTAAACGGCGCGGATACCAAGGCGGCGCAGATGTTCACGCTGGCGCACGAGCTGGCGCACCTTTGGCTCGGCCAGACGGCGGTCTCCGACGCGCAGGCATCCGAGGTTCCGCGACACGACGTCGAGAGCTGGTGCAACCGGGTTGCCGCCGAACGCCTGGTGCCGCTCGCGTCGGTGCGCGCGACCTACGACCGGAGCGCGGCACTCGAAGCCGAGGTAGACCGACTGGCCCGGCGCTTCAAAGTGAGCACGCTCGTGACCCTGCGACGGATCCACGACGCTGGGGGGCTGAGCCGCCAGCAGTTCTGGGATGCCTACCGCGACGAGCTCGAACGCCTGCGCGCACTGCCGAAGACGAGCGGCGGCGACTTCTATCTCACGCTCGGCGCACGCGCCGGAAAAACGTTCGCCACGGCACTCGTAGTCAGCACGCTCGAAGGCCGGACTTCCTTCACCGAGGCGTTTCGGCTGCTTGGCTTCAAGAAGATGGCGACGTTCCGCGAGCTGGGGGAGAGCCTCGGGGTGGCCTTCTGATGGCCTACTTGCTCGACGCCGATGTGTTCATCCGGGCCAAGAATCTGCACTACGGCCTCGATTTCTGTCCGGCGTTCTGGGATTGGCTGATCGCGCAGAACGCTGCAGGCCATGTCTTCAGCATCGAGAGGGTGGGCGACGAAGTTCAGGCCATCGACGACGAGCTGTCGGATTGGGCACGTGAGCGCGGGGAGCGATTCTTCCTCGAGCCGGAGCCCGCAGTTCTTCCGGCGCTCGCCGATGTGAGCGCCTGGGCGAGCGGGCAGCGCTACGAACCAGCGGCGATCAGCACGTTCCTTCCGGTGGCGGACTACTACCTCGTGGCTCATGCACTCGCGAGCGGGCACACCGTAGTGACGCATGAAGTGCCGTCGGCCTTGGTGCGCAAGATCAAGATCCCGGATGCCTGCATCGGGCTCTCGATCAAGTGCATGACGCCGAACGAGATGCTCCGACGTGAGCGCGCGCGGTTCGTGCTCGGCAGCGGGAGTGGACCATGAGCACGAGATCTTCGAGCGTTCCTCGGATTCAGCAAGAAAGGAACTGACGCGGATCGCGGCCTTGTTTAGACTTGACCCGTGAACGCTGAATAGCAGGCCTCGCTATTCAGCTCACGTGAGCAGCAGGGGGGCTCGGCCCGGATGAAGCGTGGCGAGACCGGAAGGTACGAGGTGACGAGCGCCGGCGGCGAGACGGTGCGCGCCTTCGTCCCCGCGCCTTTGCCACCCGCCCCGCCGCTCGACTTCGCGGGGGATCTGCAAGCCGGGATGGAGGCGGCCGTCCTTGCGCTCGGCCGGCTGGACGGGGTGTCCACGCTCCTGCCCGACAAGTCGCTGTTCCTCTACGCGTACGTTCGCAAGGAGGCGGTGCTCTCGTCGCAGATCGAGGGGACGCAGTCGTCGCTCTCGGATCTCCTGCTCTTCGAGCTCGAGGAGGCCCCCGGCGTACCGCTCGACGACGTGGTCGAGGTCTCGAACTACGTCGCGGCGCTGGAGCACGGCCTCACGCGGCTGCGCGAGGGCTTCCCGCTCTCGGGCCGGCTGATCCGCGAGATCCACGGCGTTCTGCTCTCGCGCGGCCGCGGCAGCGGCAAGGACCCCGGCGAGTTCCGCCGCTCGCAGAACTGGATCGGCGGCAGCCGGCCGGGCAAAGCCGTTTTCGTCCCGCCGCCACACACGCTCGTGCCCGAGTGCATGACAGCGCTCGAGAGGTTCCTGCACGCGGAGGGCGATGGACTGCCGGTGCTGGTGCGCGCCGCGCTCGCGCACGTTCAGTTCGAGACGATCCACCCGTTTCTCGACGGCAACGGCCGGGTCGGCCGGCTCCTCATCACGTTCCTGCTCTGCCAAGCCGGCGTTCTGAGCGAGCCGCTGCTCTACCTGAGCCTCTACCTGAAGCAGAACCGCGCGCGCTACTACGAGCTGCTCGATCGCGTGCGTCGCGAGGGCGACTGGGAGGAGTGGCTCGCTTTCTTCCTCGCCGGCGTGCGCCAGACGGCGGAGGGCGCGGCCTCGACCGCCGCGCGGCTGGCCGAGATGTTCGGAGCGGACCGCTCGCGGATCGAGCCGTCGGGGCGCCGCGCTGGCTCGGCTCTGCGCGTGCACGAGGCGATGAAGGCGCGCCCCATCACGTCGGTGGCGGAGATCTGCCGGGCGACCGGGTTGTCCTTCCCTGCGGCGTCCTCGTCGATCGAGTTGCTCGTGCAGCTCGGCATTGCACGAGAGCTGACCGGCAAGCGCCGGAATCGCCTCTTCGTCTACGACCGCTATCTCGCCATCCTGAGCGAGGGTACGGAGCGCCCATGAGCCCCGAGATCTCCGAGCGCTCCTTCGAAGACGCGATCGAGTGCGGCTTGCTCCAGCACGGCCCGGATGCCTGCGCGGGTGACGCGGACGGGGTTCGCGAGACACCGCCGCCGTACGGCGACACGCCGCCGGGCGGATACCGCAAGCGGGGGCCCGAGAACTACGACCGTGCGCTCTGCCTGCTGCCGCGCGACGTGCTCGACTTCGTGCTCGCCACGCAGCCGAAGGAGTGGCAGAAGCTCGCGCAGCACCACGGGGCGGCGGTTCGCGAGCAGTTCCTGCGGCGCGTGTCCGCAGAGATCGAGCGTCGCGGAGCGCTCGACGTGCTGCGCAATGGCGTCAAGGACTCCGGCTGCAAGTTCCGGCTCGCGTACTTCCGGCCGGCGAGCGGGCTGAACGAAGAGACGCGGCGTCTGCACGCGGCGAACCTGTTCGCCGCGGTGCGGCAGCTGCACTACAGCGCGAAGAGCGAGAAGAGCCTCGACCTGGTGCTGTTCCTGAACGGCATTCCGATCTTCACCTCCGAGCTCAAGAACCCGCTGAGCGGCCAGGACGTCGAGGACGCGATCCGCCAGTACAAGACCGATCGCGACCCGCGCGAGCCGCTGCTCGGGTACGGCCGCTGCCTCGCGCACTTCGCGGTCGACCCCGACCTGGTCTACGTGACGACCCAGCTCGCAGGGGCGAAGACCCGCTTCCTGCCCTTCAACCAGGGGAAGTACGGCGGCGCGGGCAATCCGCCGGTGTCGCCCACGCGCAAGGGCTACGCCACCGCGTACCTCTGGGAGGAGGCGTGGGCGCGCGACAGCGTGCTCGACCTGGTGCGGCAGTTCATCCACGAGGTCGAGGAAGAGGACGAGAAGGGGCGCAAGACCGGCAAGCGCTTCCTGATCTTTCCCCGCTACCAGCAGCTCGACTGCGTGCGCCGGCTCGTCAGCGACGCGCGCTCGCGCGGCGCGGGGCAGCGCTATCTGATTCAGCACTCGGCGGGAAGCGGGAAGAGCTTCACCATCGCCTGGCTCGCGCACCAGCTCGCGACGCTCCACGACGCGAGCGATCGGCGCGTCTTCGACTCGATCGTCGTCATCACCGACCGCCGCGTCCTCGACCGCCAGCTCCAGTCTACGATGCGCCAGTTCGAGCAGACGCTCGGCGTGGTCGAGAACGTCGACACGACCTCGCGCCAGTTGAAGGACGCGCTCGAGGCCGGCAAGACGATCATCGTCACCACGCTTCAGAAGTTCCCCGTCATCGCGAAGCAGATCGGCGAGCTGCCCGGCAAGCGCTTCGCGCTGATCGTCGATGAAGCGCATTCCTCGCAGTCGGGCGAGAGCACGAAGAGCCTGAAGGCCGTCTTGTCGTCAGGGTCGCTCGAAGAGGCGGAGGCCGAGGAGTCCGGCGCGGCGACGCCCGAGGAGGAGCTCGAGAGCGCGATCCTGGCCGAGGTCGAGGCGCGCGGGCGGCTCGCGAACCTGTCCACGTTCGCATTCACGGCGACGCCCAAGCCCAAGACGCTCGAGCTCTTCGGCACGCGGCTCGCGGACGGCAAGTTCGCCCCGTTCCATCTGTACAGCATGCGCCAGGCGATCGAGGAGGGGTTCATCCTCGACGTACTCGCGAACTACAGCACCTACAAAGCGTACTGGCGCCTGCTCAAGAAGGTCGAAGACGATCCGCGCTACGACAAGAAGAAGGCCGAGTACCTGCTGAAGTCGTTCGTGGAGCTGCACCCGCACGCGATCGGTGAGAAGGTGCGAATCTGCGTGGAGCACTTCGCCGCGCAGGCGCAGGCCGCGATCGGCGGCAAGGCGAAGGCGATGATCGTGACGCGCTCGCGTCTGCACGCGGTCCGGTACAAGCGCGCGCTCGACGCATACCTGGCGGAGCGCGGCCATCCGTTCAAGGCGCTGGTGGCGTTCTCGGGGACGGTTCAGGACGGCGGGCAGTCGTACACCGAGTCGAACATGAACGGCTTCCCGGAGGCGCAGACCGCGAAGGCCTTCGAGCGCCCGGAGTACCGCTTCCTGGTCGTCGCCAACAAGTTCCAGACCGGCTTCGATCAGCCGCTGCTGCACAGCATGTACGTCGACAAGAAGCTCGGCGGCGTGAACGCGGTGCAGACGCTCTCGCGCCTGAACCGCACGCACCCCGAGAAGAAGGGCACGATGGTGCTCGACTTCGCCAACGAATCGGACGAGATCAAGGCCGCCTTCGAGCCGTATTACGAAGCCACGCTGCTCTCGGAGGCGACCGACCCGAATCTGCTCTACGAAGTTCAGTCGCAGCTCGGCGCCTTCCCCGTCTACACCGCGGCCGACGTGGAGACCTTCGCCAAGCTCTACTTCGATCCCAAGGCGACACAGGACCGGCTGTACGCGGCGCTCGCGCCCGTAGTCGCGCGGTACCAAGAGTGCGCAGACGCGGAGCGCCAGGACTTCCGCGGCCAGCTCACCGACTACCTCCGACTCTACGCGTTCCTCGCCCAGGTGCTGACCTTCGCCGACACCGACCTGGAGAAGCTCTACGTCTTCGCGCGCCACCTGCGGCGACTGCTGCCCTCGGACCGCGCCGAGCTCCCGGTCGAGGTGCAGCAGAACATCAACATGGAGTCGTATCGCATCCAGCAGACCGGAAGCGGCAAGATCGCTCTGGAGCGGAAGCCCGGGGTCCTCGACCCGGTCGGCAGCAAAGGCGCGTACCGCGCGGCTCCGGAGGAGCTCGAGTCGCTGTCGCGGATCATCGAGGAGCTGAACCAGCGCTTCGGCCTGAACCTTGGTCCTGAGCACCGCGTGACGCTCGAGCAGATGATGGGCAAGCTCGACGACGACGCGGCGCTCGACGCCGCCGCGCGCGTCAACACGCGCGAGAACGTGCGGCTCACCTTCGACCAGAAGGTCGAGCACGTGATCCAGGAGATCGTCGATTCGAATTTCGACCTGTACCGGCGCATCACCGATGACCGCGCGTTCGGCGAGGCGATCAAGAACTTCCTCTTCGACCAGTATCTGCGCGCGCACCGGAACGCCGAGGAGCTGATCCAGCGCGGCGAGTCGAAGACGCTGGAGTTCAAGTCGACGCTGCGCTGGAGCCTGAAGGAGGACCGGCAGGACGACAGAGGGGTGACCCATGCCGTGCTCAAGACGGTGGCCGCGTTTCTGAACACCGAGGGGGGAGACCTGCTGATCGGAGTGGCGGATGACGCCTCGATCGTGGGCATCGAGCGCGACCAGCTCGAGAGCGACGACAAGTTCATGCGGCACCTCTTGCAGATGGTGCGCAATGGGCTCGGCGACCGGGCCGGCACGCGCGTCGACCCGAAGACCCAGGTCGTGCAGGGCAAGACCGTCTGTGTGGTGAGCTGTCAGCGGAGCCCGGAGCCGGTGTTCCTCAGGTGGAAGGGAATCGAGGCAGCGCCTGAAGGGGACTTCTTCGTGAGGAACGGCCCGGGCACCGTGAAGCTGGCCCCCGACAGCGCCCGAGAATACATCCGCACGCGCTTCGCGAAGCCCGCGCCCTCGAAACCTTCGGAGCCAACCGCA
This window contains:
- a CDS encoding ImmA/IrrE family metallo-endopeptidase, whose translation is MNRVAVKPELLRWAWERSGRGTELADRFPKLGAWERGELQPTLKQLEQFAKATYTPVGYLFLREPPVERVPIPDFRTIAGTSTARPSADLLDTIYLCQQRQEWYRDFARTMGEAPSALVGSARVADDVVATASAMRRALGFDLDERRQLPTWTEALRRFTEQADGAGILVMVSGVVGSNNRRKLDPDEFRGFALADALAPLVFVNGADTKAAQMFTLAHELAHLWLGQTAVSDAQASEVPRHDVESWCNRVAAERLVPLASVRATYDRSAALEAEVDRLARRFKVSTLVTLRRIHDAGGLSRQQFWDAYRDELERLRALPKTSGGDFYLTLGARAGKTFATALVVSTLEGRTSFTEAFRLLGFKKMATFRELGESLGVAF
- a CDS encoding restriction endonuclease subunit S; the encoded protein is FFSTPIPSFAEQGRIVDFVRSRTARIDALVAKKGRLIELLEEKRAALITRAVTKGLDPKVPMKDSGVEWLGEIPAHWETAKTWRICKAISGGTPAKEERGYWGGDIPWVSPKDMKRRFIQSSGDTVTERAVVETGLKLIAPPIVLIVVRGMILAHTFPVAITTAPVTVNQDMKALELRRDLESTFTAWLLDGLGRAILGVVVEEAAHGTRVIRMDQWRSLTLPLPPTADQRAIADFVDCETARIDALVARVREAIERLKELRTALISAAVTGRIDVRDSSA
- a CDS encoding DUF4411 family protein; translated protein: MAYLLDADVFIRAKNLHYGLDFCPAFWDWLIAQNAAGHVFSIERVGDEVQAIDDELSDWARERGERFFLEPEPAVLPALADVSAWASGQRYEPAAISTFLPVADYYLVAHALASGHTVVTHEVPSALVRKIKIPDACIGLSIKCMTPNEMLRRERARFVLGSGSGP
- a CDS encoding Fic family protein codes for the protein MKRGETGRYEVTSAGGETVRAFVPAPLPPAPPLDFAGDLQAGMEAAVLALGRLDGVSTLLPDKSLFLYAYVRKEAVLSSQIEGTQSSLSDLLLFELEEAPGVPLDDVVEVSNYVAALEHGLTRLREGFPLSGRLIREIHGVLLSRGRGSGKDPGEFRRSQNWIGGSRPGKAVFVPPPHTLVPECMTALERFLHAEGDGLPVLVRAALAHVQFETIHPFLDGNGRVGRLLITFLLCQAGVLSEPLLYLSLYLKQNRARYYELLDRVRREGDWEEWLAFFLAGVRQTAEGAASTAARLAEMFGADRSRIEPSGRRAGSALRVHEAMKARPITSVAEICRATGLSFPAASSSIELLVQLGIARELTGKRRNRLFVYDRYLAILSEGTERP